The DNA region AAGTAGTTGCTTGCGGCCACCTCGGGCGTGGCAGTGTCGCCCTGCACGAGGCGCAGTTGGGCGGGCTGGTTCTCGTACCGCGCGACGAAGGCGTCCGCGCCCGCCATGCCCCCGCCGAAGGTGGCCGCCTGCTTCCACGCCTCGAAGTTGTCGGCCTGCGCCGCGCCGCCCGCCCCGGTGTCGAGGTACAGGACGGCGCTGTTGCCCGTCACCCGGTAGGTGTACGCGAGGTAGAGGTACTGGCCGTCGCTGTCGGCGAGCAGGCTCAGCCAGTTGTTGTCCGGGCCGAAAACCCCCGCATTCGGGCTCTGCGCGCTCACCTTGGGGGCGGTCCAGTCGCTCAGGTCGCCGTCGAGGGTGTACTTGCCGACGACCTGCCCGCCCTGAGCGACGCGTGTGAGGTTGAAGTCCGCCCCCGTGCCCGGCGAGGTGGCCTGCCGGGTCGCCTCCGCGTAGCCCTCCGCCGTCGCCTTGAGCGTCTGCGTCCCCGCCGGGGCGAAGAGGGTGTAGGAGCCGTCCGGGAAGGTGATCGCGTAATTCTTGTTGGGATCGGCGGTCGTCGCCGTGACGAGCGCGGCCGCCAGCGCCGCTCCTGCACCCGTCACCCGGCCCTCGACCGTCGGCGGCACGGGCTCGCCGATCAAGTCGTAGGTGCCGCCGTAAGCGTTGTCGTTCGTGCCCACCACATACGAGCGGTCACCCTTGCCGGGGCCCTCGTAGCCGCTGTTCTTCGCCCCCGCGCCGTCGTTGCCGAACTTGAACTTCACTTCGCGGAAGAGGGGGAGGTCGATGTCCGTCTTCCAGACCCCCCGGCTGACCTGGGTCATCGGGTACTCGACCTGCGAGCCGGTGTCGAAGCGGCGGATTTCAATCGGCCCGTTCCCCTGGCTGCGCGCGTCCACGGTGAAGGTGACCTTGACCGTGTTCTTGCTGCTCGGGGTGGCGCGGACGGTGACGCCCTTGCTCTCGGCGCCCTGGGCGTCCACCGTCACCACGCGAAGGGTCGCCTCCACGTCGTTCGGGAGGCCCGAGGCGAGGTAGGTCGTCTGGGTCTTCGGCAGCGGCGCGAAGTTCAGCAGCCGCTCCTGCCCGCTTCCCGTTCGCGCATACACTCGGTACCCGGTCACATTGGCGTCCGTGCTCGCCGTCCACATCAGTTGCACGGCGTTGTCCCCGGCCCGCGCGCTCAGGTCCGTGACCTCGGGCAGACCCGGGTTGACCGTCCCCGTGGCCCCGTTCCCCGCCGGGGCCGTCACCGCCAGGGCGCTGCGGGCCGGAACCGTGCCGACGAGCTTGCCGCCGCTGACCGACAGGCCGCTGGCCCGCCCGGTGATCTCGGTGAGCGCCCCGGCCCCGAAGGTGCCCAGCAGGGGAATTCCGCCCCCGCTCAGCGTGGCGAGGTCCACTGGCGCGTCCCCGTTGTTCATCACGACGACGACCGGCTGGCCGCCCTTGCCGCCTTGCGCCACCCGGCGGTAGGCGAAGATGGGCGCCCCCCCGTTCGGCCGCCACAACTCCTGCTGGGCGCCGCGCGTGAGCACCCGGAACTTGGACCGGGCCACCGCCAGCGCCGCGATCCGCTCGTCGAGGCTGCTCCCCGCGAGGGCCGCGAAGTTCATGTCCTCGCGGTTGCCCTGCCCGAGGACGTAGTTGTACGGGTCGCCCAGCCCGGCCTGCGCGATCTCGGTGCCCTGGTACAGGCTGGGGGTGCCGCGCGAGGTGAAGATCAGGCTCAGCGCGAGGTCCAGCCGCTCCGCCGCCTGCGCCGGGGTGCCGCCGCGCTCGGTCACCTCACTCACGAAGCGCCGCACGTCGTGGTTGTCCACGAAGGTCGTCAGCCGGGTGGGGTCCTGGTACACCCCGTCCTGCGCGAACACGTCCGCGAGACGGCCCAGGTCGCCGTTCGCGCTGCTCAGTTGGTCTTTGATCCCGTAGTACAGCGCGAAGTCGAACACGCTGGGGGAACCGAGGTCGTTCATGAAGTGCGCCAGCCGCGCCGGGTTGCCGTCGAATACCTCGCCGACCGACCAGAGCTTGGAGGGGTCGCCCGCGCCGCCTGCCGTGAAGAACTGCCGCCAGTAGCTGTCCGGCACGTGCTTCATCGTGTCGATCCGCAGGCCGTCGATGCCCGTCTCGTTCCGCCAGTACGTGATGAATTGATTGAGGTAGGTCGTGACCTCGGGCAACTCCTGCTTGAAGTCGGGCAGGCCCGCCAGGGGGCAGTCGACCTCCTTGTTCGTGCTCGCGTCGCACTCGGCCTGGGTGTGGAACCACTCGGGGTGGGTCTTGGTCAGGGTCGCGTCGTAACCCGCGTGGTTCACCACCACGTCCTGAATGATCTTGATGTTGTTCCTGTGCGCCGTCTCGATCAGCGACTTGTACTCGGCGAGCGTGCCGAAGTGCGGATCGACCGTGAAGAAGTCCTCGGCCCAGTACCCGTGGTATCCGGCGAAGGGCCTGCCCTTGTTCGGCCCGTCGTTGACCGGGATGGCGGGCACCTGCAAGACGACCGGGCTCACCCAGAGGGCCGTGAAACCCATTCGCTTGAAGTAGCCCTCCTCGATTTTCGCCTTGAGCCCCGCGAAGTCGCCGCCGTGCCATCCGAGCGGATTGGTGCGGTCGGCGCGGTCGCCCTCGTTCCTGTTCGGGCCGTTATCGTTCGCCGTGTTTCCATTGGCGAAGCGGTCGGTCATGGCGAAGTAGATCACCTCGTCGCGCCAGTCGCGCGCCTTGGTCCCGTTCCCCGGCGGGTTGAAGAGGCCGCAGGCGGAGAGGGACAGCGTGAGGGCCGTGACGGCGCCCGCGCGCCCCACCAGTTGGAAGCGTTTCATGTGGCTTCTATTGAGCGCCCGTAGGCTCCCCTTGTCAATTGGGCAACGGTTCACTCACTCCCGTCCCATACCTTGTGGACATGAAAGCGATCTGGAACGGACGGGTCATCGCCGAGTCGGACGACACCGTGGTCGTGGAGGGCAACCATTACTTCCCCCGCGAGAGCGTCGATCCCGCCCTCCTGCGGCCGAGCGCGACCCACACCGTCTGCCCTTGGAAGGGAACGGCGAGCTACTACACCCTGGAGGTGGAGGGCAAGACCAACCCCGACGCGGCCTGGTTCTACCCGGAGCCGAAGGAGGCCGCCCGGCAGATCACGGGTCGCGTTGCCTTCTGGCGGGGCGTGCAGGTCGTGGGCGGCTAACTCCCGGCGTTGACACCCTGGCCCCCCGCTGCTACAGTGTCACCCGCTTGCTCGCAAGTGCGGTGCGCGGGAGTAGCTCAGCTGGTTAGAGCGCACGCCTGATAAGCGTGAGGTCGGCAGTTCAAGTCTGCCCTTCCGCACCACAGAACCCCCGTCGTTGACGGGGTTTTTTCTTTTGGTGTCGGGGAGTGACAAAAAGAATCGCGGGTCCTCGTGGCGAAAAGGAACGGCTGGAGGTGGGGAGGCCCTGGTCCCTGATCACCCGCAGCCGCCGATCTTTGGGGCCGTTCTACGTCGCCGGGTCAAGCTGGCCGCGCAGCAACAACTTCATGCGCTGGCCGACCCGCTTGTAGAGGGGCGGGGCATAGTGGGCGCGGAAGTCGCGGGTGGCCTCCTCGCTGCCGACGTCGTGGCCGTACTTCTCGGTCAGGAAGTAGCGGTGGTCCATGATCCAGAGGTAGAGGTCGGCCTCGGTGCGCCCGGGGAAGCGGCTCATCACGTCGTGCTTTTCCAGATTCTCGACCACCCGCAGGTACAGGCGGCGGTACCAGCTCTCGACCGCCTCTTCCCAGGTGACGGGCGGGAGTCCCGCGCGCTCCGGCTTGCGGTCAAGGAAGTACTGCCGGGTGCGGATGTGGTCGAGCAGGCGGTCGTAGCGGCCCGGGGTGGTGAAGAGGATCTCGCGGTGGCCGGGCACCACCCGGTCGAGGTTCGTCTGGTGGAGGAAGCGCGCGTACTCGCCCTTGATGATCAGGTCGCGCAGGGTGTCGTGCTCGTCCGGCGGAACCGTCACGTCGAGTTCGATGACGTGGGCGTCGATGAACTTCTGGCCCTGGCGGCGCGCCACCGAGACGCGGTGGTTGCCGTCCTTGACGAAGTACAGGTCGCCCACCTTGTACACCTGGATGGGGGGCAGCTCCTTGCCCTGAAGCTGGGCCGACCGGACGCCGATCCACCGCTCGTCGAGGTGCCGCTCCTTGGGCAGGTAGTGGCGGTCGAACTCGCGGTAGCGGTCCACCGAGCCGATGATCTGCTCGACGGGGATCGTCTGGAGGCCGAGGGAGTGTTGGCCCTGCGGACCGAGGTGACGCACCCAGTCGAAGGGCAGCAGCTCGTTCGGTTCGCGCCGCAGGATCGCCAGCAGGTCGCGCACGTCGCTCACAAATCGGGCGCGCTCCACCTCGTGCCGGGCCTGGTCGGTTGCTCTCATGCAGGGTCTCCTCGCGCCGCGTTGGCGCTCGACCGGGGCATGGGACACCGGGGAAAAGAGAGGTCGCCCCGGTCTTGGTGTACAGTGTACACCTATTCCCCTTTCTCCTTTCTGACAGCCTGTCTTGAGGGTGGGTTAGGGGCGCGCTCATGCAGACCTAGCAGCTTCCTTCACACATCCTGAAAAGGTGGGCGTTCCCATACCGTCCCGCGCACTCAGGCCGTCAAATACACCCATGCTCGGTAAGTTCTTCAAGAAGCCGGAGGGCGACATGGGCGGCCGGGTGCCCCCCGGCCAGACGCTCACCACCCGCTTCCCCGTCCTGACCTACGGCCCCACCCAGCACTACGCGCCGGGGGACGTGGTCGTGCGCGTCTTCGGGCTGGCCGAGGAGCAGACCTTCACGTGGGGGGACCTCCTCGCCCTGCCGCAGACCACCCTGACGTACGACATCCACTGCGTCACCCACTGGAGCAAGTTCGACACGACCTGGACGGGTGTGCGGGTGGTGGACCTGATGGAGCACATCGGGCTCAAGCCGGGTGCCACCCACGTCATGCAGCACAGCGTCGGGGGGTACACGACCAACCTCAGCCTGGAAGACTTCACCCGGACCGAAAACCTGATTGCCCACACCTTCGGTGGGGAACCGCTCGACGCCGAGCACGGCGGGCCGTTGCGGCTCGTCGTGCCTCACCTGTACTTCTGGAAGAGCGCGAAGTGGTTGACGGGCCTGGAGTTCATGGCCGCCGACAAGCCCGGGTTCTGGGAACGCAACGGCTACCACATGCGCGGCGACCCCTTCAAGGAGGAGCGTTACGACGACGACTGAGGACGGGCGGCCAGCTTCCGGCGGCCAGCCGACGGCGGGGGAGGGCTACCTCGTTCCCGATGTGTTGCAGTCCGGCCTGACGCTCGTGCTCGTGGGCACCGCCCCCAGCCGTATCAGCGCGCGGGCGCGGGCGTACTACGCCAACCCCGAGAACAAGTTCTGGCGGGTGCTGTTTGAAACCGGGCTGACGCCGCGCCAACTCGCCCCGCGCGAGTACCCGACCCTGCCGGAGTACGGCATCGGCCTGACCGACGTGGCGAAGCGGCACAGCGGGGTGGACGCCGCCCTGCCCGGGGAGGCGTGGGCCCCGGACGAACTGCGCGTCAAGATTCGGCACTACCGCCCCGCCGTCGTCGCCTTCACCTCCAAGCGCGGCGCCTCGGAGACGCTGGGGCTGCCGACCGGCAAGCTGCCCTACGGCCCGCAACTCCTGCCGCTGGAGGGGGCGGAGGTCTGGGTGCTGCCCTCGACGAGTCCGCTGGGGCACAATCACTTCCAGATCGGGCCGTGGCAGGCGCTGGCCCGAAGGGTGCGGGAGCTGCGGGTGGAAGGGCAGCCCGGTGCCGCCGGGGAGCCGGGAACGTGAGCGGCGCGGGAACCGGCCCCGCCCCCGCCGCGTACCCTGAAGAATCATGGCGCCCGTGAATCCCTCCACCCTCTTCACCGCCGCCCGCACCGGTTCGCGGGTGGTGCGGTATCTGATTCGGCCCGCCCGGCGTCTTCCCGCGCGGAGCCCCGACTCCTGGGGGCGTGATCCCTGGTTGCCCCCCGGCGGACCGGGGCACCCCCTGAGGCGGGGGGTCAGTGTGGTGCGGCGGGCGGTCGGCCTCCTCGTGCTGCTCGCGCTGTGTGTGCTGGGGGCTCTCCTGCTCGGGCCGCTGCTGCTGCTGCTCGGCGTGGGCACCGCCTTCGGGAGCGACGTGGCCGGGTGGCTGCTCGCCTTCACCCTCCTGCTCGCCACCTTCGGGGCGGTGTGGACGGCGCGGCGGGCGACCCTGCTGATCCGGGCCCGCGAGGAGGGTGAGGCCGACCTCGTGACGCTGGACGCGCCCACCGGGTCGGGAAGTGCGGCCCGTGCCGACGACGAGGCGGGCCTGCTCGCCCTGCTGCGTGGAAGCGAGCGCGCCCTGCCGACCTCCACCCGCGCCGCCCTGCACGCGACCGTGATCGCCACCCGGGACGCCCTGCGGGTGACGGCGGGCGACCTCTCGCTGGGCCGCGACGCCTTCGACGCCCGGCAGGCCGCCCGCGAGGACCTGCCGGAACTCCTGCGCGCCTACCACGCCGCCCCCCGCACGCCCCAGGCCGACGACCTGCTCCTCGGGCAGCTCGCCCTGATCGAGCGCCGCATGAGCGGGGTCGTCCGCGAACGGCAGAAGGCGCAGGCCCGGACCCTCGACGCCCACCGCCGTTACCTGGAGGGCAAGTACGGCGAGCGGAGGGAGGAGGGCTAAGCGGGCGTGAGCCTTGGCCCACAGGCAAAACGTCTCTTCACACTGGGAGGGCGTTTTGCCTGTGGGCCGATCTACAGCCCCAGTTCCGTCAGCCTGGGGTGATCCTCCGGGCGAGGTCCCGCCGCCCACAGGAAGAGGCGGTCCTCCGGCGAGATGGGCACGTCGTTGATGCTCGCCTCGCGGCGGCGCATCAGGCCGCGCTCGTCGAATTCCCACTGCTCGTTGCCGTGGGAACGGTACCACTGGCCCGCGCCGTCGTGCCACTCGTAGCAGAAGCGGACGGCGATGCGGTGCCCAGAGAAGGCCCAGAGTTCCTTGATGAGCCGGTAGTCGAGTTCGCGCTCCCACTTGCGGGTCAGGAACGCGGTGATGGCCTCCCGCCCGGTGAAGAACTCCGAGCGGTTGCGCCAGCGGCTGTCTTGCGTGTAGGCGAGCGCGACCCGGGCCGGCTCGCGGGTGTTCCAGGCGTTCTCGGCTGACCGGACCTTCTGCGTGGCCGTCTCGAACGTGAAGGGTGGAAGTGGGGGGCGAGTGTCCATGGGTGCCTCCTGGCCTACAACTCGGTGCGGACCTGCCACAGCTCGGGGAAGAGCACCGTCTCCAGCGCCCGGCGCAGATACCCGGCGCCGCTCGTGCCCCCGCTGCCCGTCTTGAAGCCGATGGTGCGCTCCACCGTCGTGAGGTGGTTGTAGCGCCAGCGGCGGAAGTTGTCCTCCACGTCAAGCAGCTTCTCGGCGAGTTCGTACAGGTCCCAGGACCGCTCGGGGTCGCGGTAGACGGTCAGCCACGCCGCCAGGACCTCGGGGTGCGGGGTGGGTGGCCGCGTCCGGTCGCGGTGCAGCACCTCGTCGGGGATGGGCAGGCCGCGCTCGGCGAGGAGGCGCAGGGCGAGGTCGTAGAGGCTGGGCGCGTGGAAGTCGGCTGAGAGCGGGGCGTGCAGGTCCGGGCGGTGCGCGTGGGGGCGGAGCAGGGCCGCGTGCCGGTTCCCGAGCAGGAATTCCATCGTCCGGTAGTTCGCCGACTGGAAGCCCGACGCGGCCCCGAAGGCTCCCCGGAACTGGAGGTAATCGGCGGGGGTCATCGTCTTCAGCACTTCCCACGCCTGGGTAAGCTGTTCCAGCGCCCGCACCACCCGGGTCAGGCCCTTGAGCGGCGCATCTACCACGCCCGCCTCCAGGGCCCGCATCGCCGCCCGCAACTCCACGTTGATGAGGTGCAGCCAGACCTCCGAGACGTGATGGACGGCGATGAAGAGGTGTTCGTCGTGGGCACCCGTCAGCGGCTGGTGGGCGCTCAGCAGCGTGTCGAGGTGCAGGTAGTCGCCGTAGGAGAGCGAGCGGGTGAAGTCGGCCTGGGCCCGTTCGGGGGAGTCAGGGCCGGGCGAGTTGGGGTCGGGCGTGTGGGTCATCTCAGGTCACCGCGTTTCTCTCGGCGTAGCGGGCGTCCTGCCAGCGGCCCTCCCGCATGACGGTGTCGAGGGTCTGGACCGCGTGCCACACGTCCTCGTGGCTGGTGTAGAGCGGCGTGAAGCCGAAGCGCAGCAGGTTGGGCGCGCGGAAGTCGCCGACCACCCCTGCAGCGATGAGGGCCTGCATGATCTCGTAGCCGTGCGGGTGGGCGAGGCTGACCTGACTGCCGCGCCGCGCGTCGTCCTCGGGGGTGGCGAGGCGGAAGCCATGCCGGGCGCAGAGGGGCCGCGTCAATTCGATGAAGGTGCGGGTGAGGCTCAGGGACTTCTCGCGGACCAGCCGCATCTCCACGTCCTCGAAGACCTCCAGCGCGGCGTCCAGGGCGCTCAGGCTCAGGATGCTCGGCGTGCCCGTGGCGTACTGGCCGATGCCCGACGCGCCCGTGTACCGCGAGGTGAACTCGAAGGGGGAGGCGTGGCCCATCCACCCGCTGAGCACGTTGGGCGCGTCGGCATGGTGACGGCGGGCAACGTACAGGAAGGCGGGCGCCCCCGGTCCCCCGTTGAGGTACTTGTACCCGCACCCCACCGCGAAGTCCGCCCCCGCCCCGTTCAGGTCCACCGGAAAGGCCCCCGCACTGTGGGCGAGGTCCCACACGGCCAGGGCACCCCGTTCGTGTGCCCGCCGGGTCACCGCCGGGAGGTCGTGCCGCTCGCCCGTGCGGTAGTCCACCTGGGTCAGCATCAGGACGGCGGTATCGTCTCCCACCGCGTCCGCGACCCGGTGAGGAGCGACCAGCCGCAGTTCCGCCCGCGCCTCGCCCAGCAGCGCCGCCAGTCCCTGCGCGATGTAGAGGTCGGTGGGGAAGTTGTCCTCCTCGGCGACGATCACGCGCCGCCGGGGGTCCCCCTTCGCCGCCACATGGAGCGCCGCCGACAGCACCTTGAAGAGGTTCACGCTCGTGCTGTCGGCGGCGATCACCTCATCGGCGTCGGCCCCGATGAGGCGGGCGATGCGGGCGCCCACCCGGGCGGGCAGGTCGATCCAGCCGTGCGTGTTCCACGAGCGGATCAGGTCCTGGCCCCACTCCTCGCGCACCACCCTCTCCATCCGCTCCGGCACGCGGGCGGGCAGCACGCCGAGGCTGTTGCCGTCGAGGTAGATCACGCCGCCCGGGATCAGGAACTCGGCGCGCTTGGAGGCCAGGGGGTCGCGGGCGTCCAGGGCGCGGAGGCCATCGAGGTCGGGGGGGGTCATGGGATCAGGGTAGGGGAAAGTGGGGAGAGGTGTTGTGGGGACCTTCGTCAGCTTTCTGGGTGGCGGAGAAATGGGTCTGTTGTTGGCTGGGCGTCTTGCCACGGTTTTCCCCCACCCCCCAGCCCCCTACCCCCGGGGGGGTAGGGGGAGCTTGTCGCTGCGCTCGGCAAGGACACACGGGCGGCGCAGGTGGTCGGGTTCTTCCTAGCGCAAGGTCTGATCTTGGCGCGTCCCATCTGCGAGCCCACCGTCTCGCTGCGCGAGCAAGGCGGGGTCGTGGCCTGGGGCATTAGTTGGCCCCGCTCCTGTTGGTTGTCCAGGGTGACGGTTTTAGGAAAGCAAAAGCTAAGGCGCAGTTCTCCCTCTCCGCTTGCGGGAGAGGGGGCCACGGGGCAAGTGCCAACGCAAAGAAGTTGCCCTCGCCTATGGCTCCTCCCCCACGGGGGGGAGGTTGGGAGGGGGGAACACGCTGACGCCCCTTTACCCCCACTCACCCCAACCCCGACAGCAAAAACCCCCGCACAAGGCGAGGGCTGCCGCTTACTGTTCCTGCTGACTACTGGCGGCTGAATGCTGACTCACTTACCTCAGCCGCCCCTGAATCCACCCGCTCAACTCGCTGATCTTCACCCGCTCCTGCCCCAACGTGTCCCGGTCGCGCACCGTCACCGTATCGGTCAGATTGGGGTCCTCCCCCTTGCCCACGGTGTCGAAGTCCACCGTCACGCAGTACGGCGTGCCCACCTCGTCGTGGCGGCGGTAGGACTTGCCGATGTTGCCGCTGTCCTCGTACAGCACGCGGCCCAGGCCCAGGCCCTGAAGCTCGGCCTTGATCGCCCTGGCGACCGACGTGATCTCCTCCCTGTTGCGGGCGAGGGGGATGACGGCCACCTTGATGGGCGCCAGATGCGGCCTGAGCTTGAGGACGATTCGCTCTGAGCCGTTCTCCAGCGTCTCTTTCGTGAATGCTTCGGACAGCACGGCGAGCATGGCGCGGTCTACCCCGGCAGAGGGCTCGATCACGAAGGGCACGACGGGCTTGTTCGTCTCGGGGTGGGGGATGGTCAACTTGGCGACCGAATCGAGGTTCTCCTCGACCCTGGCGACGAGTCCGAGTTCGCCCTGCGCCTTGGTATGGCTGCCCAGGTCGAAGTCGGTGCGGTTGGCGATGCCCTCGATCTCCTCGTACCCCAGCGTGGGGTAGTCGTACATCAGGTCGTAGGTGCGCTTGGAGTAGTGGGCGAGGTCTTCTTCGGGCACGTCGAGAATCTGAATCTTCTCGCGCGGCACGCCCTGCGCCTCCCACCAGGCGAGGCGGGCCTGGAGCCACTTCTCGTGCCACTCCTCGTCCGTGCCGGGGACGCAGAAGAACTCGATCTCCATCTGCTCCAGCTCGCGCACCCGGAAGATGAAGTTGCGCGGCGTGATCTCGTTGCGGAAGGCCTTGCCGATCTGGGCGATGCCGAAGGGCAGGCGGCGGCTGGTCGAGTCCACCACGTTCTTGAAGTTGGTGAAGATCCCCTGCGCCGTCTCAGGCCGCAGGTAGGCGTAGGAGTCCTCATCGGCGACCGGGCCAATCGTCGTCTTGAACATCATGTTGAAGGGCTTCGGAGCGGTCCAGTCGCCCACCTCCCCCGAGAAGGGGTCGCGCACGCCCGCCGCGATCAGGGCCTCGGACGCCCGCGTGGGCTGCGCCACGAGTGCCGCTACCACCGCCGGGAAGTTGGCGGCATTCTCACCGATGCCCTCCGCGACCTTGGCAACCACGTCCGGTTTCTGATCTTTGACGAGGTGATCCAGCCGATACCGCTTCTTCGTCTTGCGGTTGTCCACCATCGGGTCGCTGAAGGTGGCCTCGTGGCCGGAGTGACGCAGGACGAGGCGGTGCATGATGATGGAGGCGTCCAGGCCCTCCATGTCGTCGCGCTCGTAGACGTTCGTGCGCCACCACGCGGCCTTGATGTTGTTCTTCAGCTCCACGCCCAGGGGGCCGTAGTCGTAAAAACCTTGCAGGCCGCCGTAAATCTCGGAGCCCTGAAAAATGAATCCCCGGCGCTTGCAGAGGCTGACGAGTTCTTCCATCGACTGTGCGGGCATAACCTCTCCTTTCCGCACCCGCCGGGGGCAAAAAGAAAACGGCCCCGGCGAAGTGCTCGCCTGGGGACGCAGATGTGATGCTCTACGCGGTTCCACCCCAGTTCCAGCCCGGCTTTCTGCCGCAAGACTGGCACTTTTGTGAATTTGAACAGACTCCCCGCCGCCCTTCCCGCGCTGCTGGCCCCGCCCGACTCTCACCGTCTCGGGCTCGCTCATGGGTGCGTGGCGCGGTACTCCTGCGGATCTACGCCTGCGTGAAGTCTGCCGCAGGTCGGCGGTAGGGTCAAGCGGAGGCCAAGCACCTGCCGCTTTGTTTCATAAAGCGATGTGATTTGCATTACGGCCTGGGAGGAGTAGGCATACTCGCCGCCGTAAGGGAGGAGCAACACTCATGACCACACTCGAATCCCGAACAGACACACCTGCCGCCACGCCCGCCGTCCTGACGCCCTTTCGCCTCGGGCCGAACGAGTTGCGGAACCGTATGGTGGTGGCGCCGCTGACGCGCAGCCGGGCCGAAGAGGGAACGGACGTGCCCGGCGCCCTGGTGCGCGAGTATTACGTGCAGCGTGCGGGCTTCGGTCTGATCATTACCGAGGGCTCTCAGATCAGCCCGCAGGGCAAGGGCTACCCGCGCACGAGCGGCATCTACAGCCCCGAGCAGGTGGCGGGCTGGCGGGCCGTCACCGAGGAGGTTCACGCGCGGGGCGGGTACATCTATCTGCAACTGTGGCACGTCGGGCGGCTCTCGCACCCCGACTACCTGAACGGCGAGACGCCCGTGGCCCCCAGCGCCATTCCCGCCGGGCCGCCCGAGGGGAGCTACGACGGCGGCTTCCACCCCTTCGTGACGCCGCGCGCCCTGGAGACCTCCGAGATTCCCGGCCTCGTTGCCGACTACCACCGCGCCGCACAGAACGCGAGGGACGCGGGCTTCGACGGGGTGGAGATTCACGGGGCGAACGGCTACCTGCTCGAACAGTTCCTCCTGACGGGGAGCAACGTCCGCACCGACGAGTACGGCGGCTCCCTCCAAAATCGCTTGCGTCTTCCGCTGGAGGTCACCCGCGCCGTGCTGGAGGTCTGGGAGCCGGGTCGGGTCGGCTACCGCATCTCGCCCACGGGAAGCGCCGCCGGGATCGGTGACGAGAACCTGGAGGCGACGTACACCCGGCTGCTGGAGGAGCTGAGCGCCCTGAGCCTCGGTTACGTCCACGTCGCCGAGTTCGTGCCCACGCGCGGCGAGGCGTTGCCGGAACGTACCCTGCTCCCGCTCGTGCGCCGCACCTTCGGCGGGGCGGTGATGGCGAACGGCGGCTTCCACGACCTCCGGGGAGCGAACTGGATCATCGAGGGGGGCCACGCCGACCTCGTGTCCTTCGGCTCCGCCTCCATCGCCAACCCCGACCTGCCGGGGCGCTTCCGCCGGGGCGCACCCCTGAACGCTCCCGACCGCGCCACCTTCTACCAGGGCGAGGCGAAGGGCTACACCGACTACCCGCTGCTGGACTGAAGCCTGGAGCCCTGAGCCCTCACGCCCGCCCGGTGTGGGGGCTCCGGCCGTTTGTGGTCCGCTGAGTTTGCCCCGGCTTGCGTCGTCCCACCAGCGTCATCAGTGACGCGGAATGGTCGTGATGTGCGGCTCCATCTCGCCGTCATCATCGATGCTCAGGAGGCACAGCTTTCGCCAGCGGGGGTGGAGGTCGATTTGAAGGGCCTCCTTGCCCTCGTCGTCGGAAAGGGAGCGAACCGTGTCCGTCTCCATGTGGCCGTGGACGCTGAGGCTGAAGTTGGCGGGCAGGGGGTGG from Deinococcus aetherius includes:
- the kynU gene encoding kynureninase — protein: MTPPDLDGLRALDARDPLASKRAEFLIPGGVIYLDGNSLGVLPARVPERMERVVREEWGQDLIRSWNTHGWIDLPARVGARIARLIGADADEVIAADSTSVNLFKVLSAALHVAAKGDPRRRVIVAEEDNFPTDLYIAQGLAALLGEARAELRLVAPHRVADAVGDDTAVLMLTQVDYRTGERHDLPAVTRRAHERGALAVWDLAHSAGAFPVDLNGAGADFAVGCGYKYLNGGPGAPAFLYVARRHHADAPNVLSGWMGHASPFEFTSRYTGASGIGQYATGTPSILSLSALDAALEVFEDVEMRLVREKSLSLTRTFIELTRPLCARHGFRLATPEDDARRGSQVSLAHPHGYEIMQALIAAGVVGDFRAPNLLRFGFTPLYTSHEDVWHAVQTLDTVMREGRWQDARYAERNAVT
- a CDS encoding alkene reductase; protein product: MTTLESRTDTPAATPAVLTPFRLGPNELRNRMVVAPLTRSRAEEGTDVPGALVREYYVQRAGFGLIITEGSQISPQGKGYPRTSGIYSPEQVAGWRAVTEEVHARGGYIYLQLWHVGRLSHPDYLNGETPVAPSAIPAGPPEGSYDGGFHPFVTPRALETSEIPGLVADYHRAAQNARDAGFDGVEIHGANGYLLEQFLLTGSNVRTDEYGGSLQNRLRLPLEVTRAVLEVWEPGRVGYRISPTGSAAGIGDENLEATYTRLLEELSALSLGYVHVAEFVPTRGEALPERTLLPLVRRTFGGAVMANGGFHDLRGANWIIEGGHADLVSFGSASIANPDLPGRFRRGAPLNAPDRATFYQGEAKGYTDYPLLD
- a CDS encoding glycine--tRNA ligase encodes the protein MPAQSMEELVSLCKRRGFIFQGSEIYGGLQGFYDYGPLGVELKNNIKAAWWRTNVYERDDMEGLDASIIMHRLVLRHSGHEATFSDPMVDNRKTKKRYRLDHLVKDQKPDVVAKVAEGIGENAANFPAVVAALVAQPTRASEALIAAGVRDPFSGEVGDWTAPKPFNMMFKTTIGPVADEDSYAYLRPETAQGIFTNFKNVVDSTSRRLPFGIAQIGKAFRNEITPRNFIFRVRELEQMEIEFFCVPGTDEEWHEKWLQARLAWWEAQGVPREKIQILDVPEEDLAHYSKRTYDLMYDYPTLGYEEIEGIANRTDFDLGSHTKAQGELGLVARVEENLDSVAKLTIPHPETNKPVVPFVIEPSAGVDRAMLAVLSEAFTKETLENGSERIVLKLRPHLAPIKVAVIPLARNREEITSVARAIKAELQGLGLGRVLYEDSGNIGKSYRRHDEVGTPYCVTVDFDTVGKGEDPNLTDTVTVRDRDTLGQERVKISELSGWIQGRLR